In Lytechinus variegatus isolate NC3 chromosome 12, Lvar_3.0, whole genome shotgun sequence, a single window of DNA contains:
- the LOC121425048 gene encoding 2-aminoethanethiol dioxygenase-like — protein sequence MASLQKLSRQARDIFRLFFKDRNMNKDNLKSLQETMSNIRASDLNIDASRAVIEQKRLPPNPAAFETAAGGDSPHRAPVGYMHIFEDGVMTMGVFIIRDGCRIPLHNHPGMYGLLKVLYGDISVRTFNTITEDWTKFPMPKFEGFPENEPPRKHLLVPTRLGTDQRFTPSSEAVLLTPREGNYHSLESVGGPAAFLDILSPPYDPVIGRDCYYFKELKSLQSFSDSDPDWLMSISQPPDFWCDEVEYPGPEVSIPS from the coding sequence ATGGCATCCCTACAAAAACTGTCACGACAAGCCAGAGATATATTTCGCTTGTTTTTCAAGGACAGAAATATGAACAAAGATAATCTGAAATCTCTACAAGAAACTATGTCAAACATTCGAGCTTCTGATCTGAACATCGACGCCAGCCGAGCTGTGATAGAACAAAAGAGACTGCCACCAAATCCAGCTGCTTTTGAGACGGCAGCTGGGGGAGACTCTCCCCACCGCGCCCCGGTAGGATACATGCACATCTTCGAGGATGGTGTTATGACAATGGGCGTGTTCATCATACGGGATGGGTGTCGCATCCCTCTGCATAATCACCCCGGAATGTATGGCCTCCTCAAAGTGCTCTATGGTGATATATCCGTTAGGACATTCAACACCATCACCGAGGACTGGACTAAATTTCCAATGCCCAAGTTTGAGGGCTTTCCGGAAAACGAGCCTCCGAGAAAGCATTTGTTGGTTCCTACCCGACTGGGAACCGATCAGCGCTTCACACCATCTTCGGAAGCGGTGCTGCTAACCCCAAGAGAAGGGAACTACCACAGCTTAGAATCAGTGGGTGGACCTGCAGCTTTTCTAGACATACTCTCGCCTCCCTACGACCCGGTCATTGGAAGAGACTGCTACTATTTCAAAGAATTGAAATCTTTGCAATCCTTTTCAGACTCTGATCCTGATTGGTTGATGTCCATCTCTCAGCCCCCTGACTTCTGGTGTGACGAAGTAGAATATCCTGGACCAGAAGTATCGATACCATCATGA